The following proteins are encoded in a genomic region of Danio rerio strain Tuebingen ecotype United States chromosome 16, GRCz12tu, whole genome shotgun sequence:
- the gstk4 gene encoding glutathione S-transferase kappa 4 (The RefSeq protein has 2 substitutions, 1 frameshift compared to this genomic sequence), whose protein sequence is MISSGKVIKLFYDISSPYSWLAFEVLCRYKNVWNMELKLKPAHLAGVMYGSGNQHPGLNPRTLLYMTSDLTLLSQYFGVPMHRPENLSKTDSLIPMHFVTAVAGKDKDGGDLVEKVSRELWKRMWSTHQDIVQPASLTEVGIKAGFSATEVEDILILAKSQQIKDKLTSITNEALEYKCFGLPFIVVQVDGKAEVFFGSDKFELMAYFLGKTLKII, encoded by the exons ATGATCAGTTCTGGAAAGGTGATCAAGTTGTTCTATGATATTTCCTCTCCTTACTCCTGGCTGGCATTTGAG GTGCTGTGTCGTTATAAAAATGTTTGGAACATGGAACTCAAATTGAAACCGGCACATTTAGCAGGCGTCATGTATGGCTCAG GGAACCAGCACCCTGGATTAAACCCTAGAACGCTCTTGTACATGACTTCAGATCTGACGCTGCTGTCTCAGTACTTTGGGGTTCCAATGCATCAACCTGAAAATCTAAGCAAAACAG ACTCTCTGATTCCGATGCATTTTGTGACCGCTGTAGCAGAGAAGGATAAAGATGGTGGCGATCTGGTGGAGAAGGTGTCTAGGGAGCTCTGGAAAAGAATGTGGAGCACTCATCAGGACATAGTCCAGCCTGCCTCACTCACAGAG GTGGGAATCAAGGCTGGTTTCTCAGCCACTGAGGTGGAAGACATTCTGATCCTTGCTAAATCTCAGCAAATTAAAGACAAGCTGACAAGTATCACAAATGAAGCCCTGGAGTATAAG TGCTTTGGTTTACCATTCATTGTGGTTCAGGTTGATGGGAAGGCTGAGGTCTTCTTCGGGTCAGATAAATTTGAGCTTATGGCGTATTTCCTTGGTAAGACT AAAATTATCTAA